The sequence GCTCTATGACCCCCGCCACGAGCACGACGCGTGTGGGGTGGCGTTCGTCGCCACCCTGACCGGCGTGGCCAGCCACGACATCGTGGTCAAGGCACTCACCGCCCTGCGCAACCTCGACCACCGAGGCGCCGCCGGAGCCGAGACCAACTCCGGGGACGGCGCGGGCATCCTGCTCCAGGTCCCGGACGTGTTCCTGCGCGACGTCGTGGACTTCGAGCTCCCGGGCGCCGGCAGCTACGCCGTCGGCACGGCCTTCGTGCCGGGTGACGCGGAGTCGCTGGCGAAGACGCAGGCGAGGATCGAGCAGATCGCGGCCGAGGAGGGCCTGTCCGTCCTCGGCTGGCGCGACGTCCCCGTCAACCCCGACATCCTCGGCGCCACCGCCAAGAGCGTGATGCCGACCTTCGTGCAGCTCTTCGTCGCCGGCGCCGGACAGCGCGTGGCAGGTATGGCGCTGGAGCGGCTCGCCTTCTGCCTGCGCAAGCGTGCCGAGCACGAGGCCGAGGTCTACTTCCCCTCGCTGTCGGGTCGCACCCTCGCCTACAAGGGGATGCTGACCACCGACCAGCTGGACAACTTCTTCCCCGACCTGCTCGACGAGCGCGTCACGTCCGCCCTCGCCGTGGTCCACTCGCGCTTCTCCACCAACACGTTCCCCAGCTGGCCGCTGGCCCACCCGTTCAGGTTCATCGCCCACAACGGCGAGATCAACACCGTGATGGGCAACCGCAACTGGATGCGCGCTCGCGAAGCGCTGCTCGAGAGCGACGTCATCCCCGGTGACCTGGAGCGCCTCTACCCGATCTGCACGCCCGGTCACTCAGACTCTGCGTCCTTCGACGAGGTGCTCGAGCTGCTGCACATGGGCGGGCGCTCGCTCCCGCACTCGGTGCTGATGATGATCCCCGAGGCGTGGGAGAACCACACCGAGATGGACGCCAAGCGCCGCTCCTTCTACGAGTTCCACTCCTCGATGATGGAGCCCTGGGACGGACCGGCCTGTGTCGTGTTCACCGACGGCAGCCAGATCGGCGCCGTGCTCGACCGCAACGGCCTGCGGCCCAGTCGGTACTGGGTGACCGACGACGGCCTCGTCGTGCTGGCCTCCGAGGTGGGCGTGCTCGACCTCGACCCGGCCACGATCGTCCGCAAGGGCCGGCTCAAGCCGGGCCGGATGTTCCTGGTCGACACCGACGAGCACCGCATCGTCGAGGACGAGGAGATCAAGACCCAGCTGGCGAGCGAGCACCCCTATGACGAGTGGCTGCACGCAGGCCTGATCCATCTCGACGACATCCCCGACCGCGAGCACATCGTGCACACGCACGCCTCCGTCACCCGCCGCCAGCAGATCTTCGGCTACACCGAGGAGGAGCTGCGCATCCTGCTGACGCCCATGGCCAACACGGGGGGCGAGGCGCTGGGCTCGATGGGCACCGACACGCCCATCGCTGCCCTGAGCGACAAGCCGCGGCTGCTGTTCGACTACTTCGCCCAGCTGTTCGCGCAGGTCACCAACCCGCCACTGGACGCCATCCGCGAGGAGCTCGTCACCTCGCTCAACGGCACGATCGGTCCCGAGGCCAACCTGCTGGAGCCCGCTCCGGCGTCGTGTCGCCAGGTGGTCCTGCCGTTCCCGGTGATCTCCAACGACGACCTGGCCAAGATCCGTCACATCAACCGTGACGGGGACATGCCCGGGTTCATCACCCACGTCTCCCGAGGGCTCTACGAGGTCGAGGGCGGCGGAGCCGCCATGGCCCGCCGGATCGAGGAGATCTGTGCCGAGGTCTCCGGGGCCATCGCCGAGGGCGCACGCGTCATCGTGCTCTCCGACCGCCACTCCACCGCCGAGCTCGCCCCGATCCCGTCCCTGCTGCTCACCGGAGCGGTGCACCACCACCTGGTCCGGGAGAAGACCCGCACCCAGGTCGGCCTGCTCGTCGAGGCCGGTGACGTGCGGGAGGTCCACCACGTGGCCCTGCTCGTCGGCTACGGCGCCGCGGCGGTCAACCCCTATCTCGCCATGGAGTCCGTCGAGGACCTCGCGCGTGAGGCCTACTACGTCAAGGTCGACCCCGAACAGGCGGTCGCCAACCTGATCAAGGGGCTCGGCAAGGGCGTGCTGAAGGTGATGTCCAAGATGGGCGTCTCCACCGTCGCCTCCTACACCGGCGCCCAGATCTTCGAGGCGGTCGGCCTCTCGCAGTCGGTGGTGGACAAGTACTTCACCGGGACCACGTCCAAGCTGGGTGGCATCGAGCTGGACACGATCGCCGAGGAGGTCGCCAGGCGCCACGCGTCGGCATACCCCCGCGGCGGCATCGCTCCCGCCCACCGCGAGCTGCAGATCGGCGGCGAATACCAGTGGCGTCGCGAGGGCGAGCCGCACCTCTTCGACCCCGAGACGGTCTTCCGCCTACAGCACTCGACCCGCACGGGCAGCTACGAGATCTTCAAGCAGTACACCTCGCGCGTCGATGAGCAGTCGGAGCGGCTGATGACCCTGCGCGGACTGTTCCGGTTCAAGGACGCGGGCGCCTCGGGACGCTCGCCGATCAGCCTCGACGAGGTCGAGCCGGCCAGCGAGATCGTCAAGCGGTTCAGCACCGGCGCCATGTCCTACGGCTCGATCAGCCAGGAGGCGCACGAGACCCTCGCGGTGGCGATGAACCGCCTCGGCGGGAAGTCCAACACCGGCGAGGGCGGCGAGGACGCCGACCGCCTCTACGACCCGGAGCGCCGCAGCTCGATCAAGCAGGTCGCCTCCGGTCGGTTCGGGGTGACGAGCGAATACCTCACCAACGCCGACGACATCCAGATCAAGATGGCCCAGGGTGCCAAGCCCGGCGAGGGCGGGCAGCTGCCCGGCCACAAGGTCTATCCGTGGGTGGCCAAGACCCGGCACTCCACGCCGGGTGTGGGGCTCATCAGTCCGCCGCCCCACCACGACATCTACTCCATCGAGGACCTCGCCCAGCTGATCCACGACCTCAAGAACGCCAACCCGAGTGCCCGAGTGCACGTCAAGCTGGTCTCCGAGGTGGGAGTCGGCACCGTGGCCGCGGGAGTCTCCAAGGCACACGCAGACGTGGTCCTCATCTCCGGCCACGACGGCGGTACGGGCGCCTCGCCCCTGACCTCGCTCAAGCACGCAGGTGGCCCCTGGGAGCTCGGCCTTGCCGAGACGCAGCAGACGCTGCTGCTCAACGGGCTGCGCGACCGGATCGTGGTGCAGGCCGACGGCCAGCTCAAGACCGGGCGCGACGTCGTCATCGCGGCGCTGCTCGGCGCCGAGGAGTACGGCTTCGCCACCGCGCCGCTCGTCGTGTCGGGCTGCATCATGATGCGGGTCTGCCACCTCGACACCTGTCCGGTGGGCGTGGCCACGCAGAACCCCGTCCTGCGTGAGCGCTACAGCGGCAAGGCCGAGTACGTGGTCAACTTCTTCAACTACGTCGCCGAAGAGGTCCGCGAGCTGTTGGCCCAGCTGGGCTTCCGCACCCTCGACGAGGCGATCGGGCAGGTCTCCGCGCTCGACATCGAGCGTGCCGTCGGCCACTGGAAGGCGTCCGGGCTCGACCTCAGCCCGATCCTCTACGAAGCCTCGCCGCACGGTGAGTTCGGCCAGTTCGAGGACCAGGACCTGCGGTGCACCAAGACCCAGGACCACGCCCTGGACAAGGCGCTCGACAACGACCTGATCGCCCTGGCTGCTCCGGCGCTGGACAACGGTGAGCCGGTACGGGCACAGCTCCAGATCCGCAACGTCAACCGGACGGTCGGGACCATGCTCGGTCACGAGGTGACCAAGCGCTACCGCGGTGCCGGGCTTCCCGACGGCACGATCGACTTCACCCTGACCGGCTCGGCCGGCCAGTCGTTCGGGGCCTTCGTCCCGAGCGGGGTGACGCTGCGACTGGAGGGCGACGCCAACGACTATGTCGGCAAGGGCCTGTCCGGCGGCCGCATCGTCGTCCGTCCCCACCGGGAGGCGACCTTCGACGCGAGCCAGCAGATCATCGCCGGCAACACGATCGGCTACGGGGCGACCTCTGGGCAGATCTTCCTGCGCGGCCAGGCCGGGGAGCGGTTCTGCGTGCGCAACTCCGGCGCGACCGCGATCGTCGAGGGGGTGGGCGACCACGGCTGTGAATACATGACAGGTGGTGTCGTCGTCGTCCTCGGTGCGACGGGCCGCAACTTCGCGGCCGGCATGTCGGGCGGCTGCGCCTATGTGCTCGATCTCGACGAGGGGCGGGTCAACCATGAGCTCGTCGAACTCGGCCCCGTCACCGGCGACGCGGCCGACCAGCTCAGGAGGCTGGTGGCCGAGCACGCGGAGGAGACGGGATCGACCGTCGCCGCCGAGCTCGTCGCCGACTGGCAGGGTGCGCTCGCGCGGTTCACCGAGGTGATGCCCCGCGACTACAAGCGCGTCCTCGACGCTCGTGCCGACGCTCTCGCCGAGGGCCTCGACGAAGACCAGGCCAACGCGCGGATTATGGAGGTCCTCCATGGCTGATCCCAAGGGTTTCTTGAAGGAGGGTCGCCAGGTCGCGACCCGCAGGATGGTCGAGGAGCGGGTCCACGACTGGAACGAGGTCTACCCCGACGGCATCGGCCGGGCGCTGCTGCCGATCATCGGCCAGCAGGCGAGTCGCTGCATGGACTGCGGGATCCCGTTCTGCCACCAGGGCTGCCCGCTGGGCAACATCATCCCGGAGTGGAACGACCTGGTCTGGCGCGACGACTGGGAGGGTGCGATCGAGCGTCTCCACGCGACCAACAACTTCCCCGAGTTCACCGGCCGTCTCTGCCCGGCGCCGTGCGAGACCGCCTGCGTGCTGGGCATCAACCAGGACCCGGTGACCATCAAGAACGTCGAGGTCTCGATCATCGACCGTGCCTGGGAGTCGGGCTACGTCCGTCCACAACCGCCCGAGTGGCTCTCGGGCAAGACCGTGGCCGTCATCGGCTCGGGTCCGGCCGGCCTCGCTGCGGCCCAGCAGCTCACGCGCGCCGGCCACACGGTGGCCGTCTATGAGCGGGCCGACAAGATCGGCGGGCTGCTGCGCTACGGGATCCCCGAGTTCAAGATGGAGAAGAAGCACCTCGACCGGCGCCTCGACCAGATGAAGCGCGAGGGCACGATCTTCCGTTCAGGCGTGGACGTCGGCGGCAAGCTGACCGGCCAGCAGCTCACGGACCGCTACGACGCAGTCGTGCTGGCGATGGGTGCCACCGAGGCGCGCGAGCTGCCGGTGCCAGGTCGCGAGCTCGCAGGGATCCACCAGGCCATGGAGTTCCTGCCGCAGGCCAACCGGGTGGCACTGGGGGAGACGGTCGAGGGCCAGATCCTGGCCACCGACAAGGACGTCGTCATCATCGGCGGCGGCGACACCGGTGCGGACTGCCTCGGGACCTCCATCCGGCAGGGGGCACGCTCGGTGACCCAGCTGGAGATCATGCCCCAGCCGTCCGAGTCCCGCCCGGCAGGACAACCGTGGCCGACATACCCCATGACCTTCCGGGTCTCCTCGGCCCACGAGGAGGGTGGTGAGCGCGTCTATGCCGTGTCCACCCAGGAGTTCCTCGCCGACGGCGAGGGCAACGTCTCGGGCCTGCGCCTGGTGGAGGTGGACTCCAAGTTCGCTCCGATCGAGGGCACGCAGCGTGACATCCCGGCCCAGCTGGTGCTCTTCGCCATGGGGTTCACCGGTCCGGAGAAGCCCGGCCTGATCGAACAGCTCGGCGTCGACCTCGACGACCGCGGCAACGTCAAGCGCAGCGACAGCTACGCCTCGTCCGTCGACGGCGTGTTCGTCGCGGGCGACGTGGGCCGCGGACAGTCGCTCATCGTGTGGGCGATCGCCGAGGGTCGGGCCGCCGCGGCAGGCGTCGACGCCTACCTGACCGGGTCGACCAACCTGCCGGTCCCGATCAAGCCTCACGAACGTCCGCTCGTCGTCTGAGCTTCGCGGGGCATTGGTGATTGGAACGATCAATGTCCCGCTAGGCTCACAGGGTGCGTAGAGCCAAGATCGTCTGCACCCTCGGCCCAGCGGTCGCCACGCCGGAGCGCATCCGTGAGCTGGTGGACAGTGGGATGGACGTCGCGCGGCTCAACATGAGCCACGGCGACCATGCCGAGCACGAGCGGCTCTATCGCCTGGTCCGCCGGGCGAGCGACGAGTCGGGTCACGGTGTCGGCATCTTCGCCGACCTCCAGGGCCCCAAGATCCGGCTGGGGGAGTTCGCCGACGGTCCGGTGCGGCTCGAGACGGGTGCCACCTTCACGATCACCACTCGCGACGTCGCAGGCGACGAGACCGAGTGCTCGACGACGTACGACGGCCTGCCGGGCGACGTCGCGCCCGGAGACCCCCTGCTGATCGACGACGGCAAGGTCAGGCTCCGCGTGCTCGAGGTCGACGGCCGCGACGTCCGGACCGAGGTCGTCGTGGGCGGCAAGGTCTCCGACCACAAGGGGATCAACCTGCCGGGTGTCGCGGTGTCGGTCCCTGCACTGTCGGAGAAGGACACTGCCGACCTGCGCTGGGCCCTGCGCACCGGGGTCGACTTCGTCGCCCTCAGCTTCGTCCGGAGCGCCAACGACGCGGAGGACGTGCGGGCGATCATGCGCGAGGAGGACATCTTCGTCCCGGTGATCGCCAAGATCGAGAAGCCCCAGGCCATCGAGGCCATCGACGAGATCGTCTCGGCCTTCGACGGCGTCATGGTGGCGCGCGGCGACCTGGGCGTGGAGTGCCCGCTCGAGGACGTGCCGATCCACCAGAAGCTCATCATCGACAAGGCGCGGCGCAACGCCAAGCCGGTCATCGTGGCGACCCAGATGCTGGAGTCGATGATCACCGCCCCGGCGCCCACGCGTGCCGAGGCGAGTGACGTGGCCAACGCGGTGCTCGACGGCGCCGACGCCGTCATGCTCTCCGGAGAGACGAGCGTGGGGGAGCACCCCATCGTGGCCGTGCAGACCATGGCGCGGATCGTGGTCTCGACCGAGCAGAACGGCCTGAGCCACATGGCTGCGGTGAGCTGGGAGCCGCACACCCGCGGCGGAATCATCGCGAAGGCCGCGGCCGGCGTGGCGGATGCCGTGGGCGCCAAGTTCCTCGTCGCGTTCACCCAGTCCGGCGACTCGGCGCGCCGCCTCTCGCGCTATCGCGGGCCGATCCCGATCCTGGCCTTCACGCCGGAGGCGCGGACGCGTTCGCAGCTCTCCCTGACGTGGGGCGTCGAGACCTTCCAGGGCGCCGAGGTCGAGCACACCGACGAGATGGTGAGGCAGGTGGACGAGGCGCTGCTCGCCATCGGCCGGGTCGAGCAGGGCGACCTGGTGGTCATCATCGCCGGCAGCCCGCCCGGCATCCCCGGGTCGACCAACGCCCTGCGCATCCACCGGATGGGAGACGCGATCAACGGCGTCGCGCCCGCCTACCGCCGCCTGGGTTGATCACGACTTCTTCCCGACCAGGTCGTCGAGCATGGCGACGCCCTCGCGCCGCGACACCGAGATCGTCCACGGTCCAGACTCTCGCCATGGCACGCCGACCAGGTCGAGCGCCCAGCAGCACAGCTCGCGGATGTCCGCCGAGCGATTGCTGAACTGCCAGCGGGGGTAGTCGTATCTCCGCCTCTTCCCAGCGACGACGCGGGTGGTCCAGTTGTTGGCGCGGCAGCCGTCGGAGTGGAAGAGACCGCGGAGGAAGTCGCCGGGGAAGGCCGTGACGATCTCCTCCTGCCACTCCTCCAGCAGGATCGGACGCTCGTGCTTGCGACCTGGTCCGTGCTGGGGGAAGAGGCAGGGCCAGTGTTTCCAGGACACGGTCGAGACGACAGTGCCAGGCACCAGTCGCACGTGTGGTCGAGAGCCCGGTTTGACCGCCCGCATCAGTACGAGAATGCCGACGTTGAGCTGCTCATACTGCCGGTCGTTGTAGATGTGCAGGTTGTAGACACCTCGCCGGCCCGTGGAGATGTATCCGTCCCCGAGGTACCAGCCCAAGAGCTCGCTGTATGCGGCTGGAGGCAGAGGACCGCCATCGCAACGGGGACACGGGGGTGCGAGGTGCTGCTGGCCGCGCTGCAGCCCACGACGTTGATAGAGACGTCGCCATCGGCGGATCGTCTTGACAGATACCTCGTGGCGGCGCGCGTTGTCGGCATCTGACATGCCCCCAGCGGACGCAACCAGAGCACTGTCGACAACGGATTGAGGGCGAACGTGCATGTCCCGAGCATCATGGTCAGCACCGACATTCGTGTGCCGGGTGTGGGATTCGAACCCACACGCCCTTTCGGACAATGGTGTTTGAGACCATCGCGTCTGCCATTCCGCCAACCCGGCTGGGGAGCGAGGAAACCGTACCCGACTAGCCTTGGCCCCGTGACCGAGCCTGCCACCGAGCGCACCCGGGACGACACGTCTCCTCGCCGCGTCGTGATCGCCGAGGACGAGGCCCTGATCCGGATGGACCTGGCCGAGATGCTGGCCGAGGAGGGATACGACGTCGTCGGCCAGGCCGGCGACGGGCAGAAGGCCGTCGAGCTGGCCCGCGAGCACCGGCCCGACCTGGTCATCCTGGACGTGAAGATGCCCGTCCTCGACGGGATCGCGGCGGCGGAGCTGATCGCCGGCGAGCGCATCGCCCCGGTCGTCATCCTCACCGCCTTCTCGCAGCGAGAGCTCGTCGAGCGGGCGCGCGACGCCGGCGCCATGGCCTATCTCGTCAAGCCCTTCTCGCCGACCGACCTCGTGCCCGCCATCGAGATGGCGCTCAGCCGCTTCGAGGAGGTGATGGTCCTCGAACGCGAGGTCGCCGACCTCCAGGAGTCCCTGGCCACCCGCAAGGTCGTCGAGCGCGCCAAGAGCGTGCTGCAGGCGCAGCTCGGCCTGAGCGAACCGGAAGCCTTCCGGTGGATCCAGAAGACAGCGATGGATCTTCGCCTGTCCATGCGGCAGGTGGCCGAAGGAGTTGTGGAACACGGCCCGACTGCCGGAAATCCCACCTGATTCGTGGACACGGTTGAGTCACAAATGCGTCACGTCCGCAAACATGCCCCCACAAAGGTGATCCACCACACATCGAGGGTGCTAGGTTTCCGCTGACCCGACCCACATCGGGTGCCTGCACGTCCCGACTTGCTACAACGGAGGACCAATGTTGCGAACCACGAGGCCCAAGCGCGCAGTGATTGCGCTCATCGCTACGGCGGGGTTGACGCTGAGTGCCTGTGGCACCACCGAGGACTCGAACGAGGGCGGAAGTGACAGCGACAGCGGCAGCGCTGCCTGCGACCTGACGCTCGCGTTCTTCGGCCCGCAGACCGGCCCCGCTGCCGGTCTCGGCGCGCCGATCATCAACGGTGCCCAGCTGGCGATCGACCAGTACAACGCCGACGCCGAGTGCGAGGTCGCCTACGAGCAGATCGACTCGCAGGGAAGCCCCGACCAGGCCCCGTCGCTCGCGACCGAAGCCGCCGGCAACGAGGCCATCATCGGCATCGTCGGGCCGGCGTTCTCCGGTGAGTCCGCCGCTGCTGGTCCGATCTTCGCCGAGGCCGGTCTGCCGACCGTCAGCCCCTCGGCCACCAACCCGGCGCTGTCCGAGAACGGGTGGGACACCTTCCACCGCGCCCTCGGCAACGACGCCACCCAGGGTCCGGCCGCTGCGAAGTACATCCAGGACACCATCGGCGCCAAGGCCGTCTTCGTGATCGACGACGCCTCCGAGTACGGCGCCGGCCTTGCCGGCATCGTCGAGGAGGACCTCGGCGACGCGGTCGTCGACACCGACACCATCCAGGCCGGCCAGACCGACTTCGGCGCGACGGTGACGAAGGTTCGTTCGTCCAAGGCCGACGCGGTCTTCTTCGGTGGCTACTACGCCGAGGCGGCGCTGATCGTGCGCCAGCTGCGCGACAGCGGCTTCGAGGGTGACTTCGTGGTCGCCGACGGCGTCAAGGACCCCGGCTACCTCGACGGTGCCGGCAAGTCCGCTGAGGGCACCATCATCACCTGCCCCTGCATCCCCGCCGAGGACCCGGCCGTGGCCGACTTCGCAGCTGCCTACGAGGAGGAGTTCGGTGAGGCACCGGGCACCTACGCCGCCGAGGCCTACGACGCCGCGACGATCTTCCTCGACGGCATCGCCGAGGGCATCGACACCCGCGAGGACATGCTCGCCTTCGTCAACGACTACGACGAGGCCGGCGTGACCAAGCAGCTGTCCTTCGACGAGGCCGGCGAGCCGGCCGACGTCCACGTCTACGCCTACAAGGTCGAGGGTGGCGAGATCGTCTCCGACACCGAGATCATGTGACGCTGACTCACTAGAACAACGAGTGTGATTGGTTGCGGCCGGGGGCGAACCCCCCGGCCGCAACCCTGTCCGAACCTAGGGGCCCAGGAGGCCTGGTGAACTTCGACTTCTTGTTCAACAACTTCGCGGAGCTGACCGTCACCGGTCTGGCCTTCGGCTCCATCTATGCCCTGATCGCGCTGGGCTACACGATGGTCTACGGCGTGCTCCAGCTGATCAACTTCGCCCACTCCGAGGTGTTCATGTATGGCACCTTCGCAGCGCTGTGGACCACGATGTTCATGGTCGGCGACAGCAACGTCAGCACGATCAAGGGCATCGGCGTGCTGCTGCTCGCACTGCTGGCAGCCATGGCCATGTCCGCGACGATCGCGCTCGTGCTCGAGCGGGTCGCCTATCGTCCGCTGCTCAAGCGCAACGCCCCCGGCTGATCGCCCTGATCTCCGCCATCGGTGCGTCCTTCGTCCTGGCCGAGCTGATGGGTCTGCGCGACCGCGTCGCTGGCTGGCTCGGGCTCGACGGGGAGCTGGCTCGCTACGTCAGTGGTGCGCGGATCAACCGCAG comes from Nocardioides piscis and encodes:
- the gltB gene encoding glutamate synthase large subunit yields the protein MHAFSPPANQASAPLLAGPQAQGLYDPRHEHDACGVAFVATLTGVASHDIVVKALTALRNLDHRGAAGAETNSGDGAGILLQVPDVFLRDVVDFELPGAGSYAVGTAFVPGDAESLAKTQARIEQIAAEEGLSVLGWRDVPVNPDILGATAKSVMPTFVQLFVAGAGQRVAGMALERLAFCLRKRAEHEAEVYFPSLSGRTLAYKGMLTTDQLDNFFPDLLDERVTSALAVVHSRFSTNTFPSWPLAHPFRFIAHNGEINTVMGNRNWMRAREALLESDVIPGDLERLYPICTPGHSDSASFDEVLELLHMGGRSLPHSVLMMIPEAWENHTEMDAKRRSFYEFHSSMMEPWDGPACVVFTDGSQIGAVLDRNGLRPSRYWVTDDGLVVLASEVGVLDLDPATIVRKGRLKPGRMFLVDTDEHRIVEDEEIKTQLASEHPYDEWLHAGLIHLDDIPDREHIVHTHASVTRRQQIFGYTEEELRILLTPMANTGGEALGSMGTDTPIAALSDKPRLLFDYFAQLFAQVTNPPLDAIREELVTSLNGTIGPEANLLEPAPASCRQVVLPFPVISNDDLAKIRHINRDGDMPGFITHVSRGLYEVEGGGAAMARRIEEICAEVSGAIAEGARVIVLSDRHSTAELAPIPSLLLTGAVHHHLVREKTRTQVGLLVEAGDVREVHHVALLVGYGAAAVNPYLAMESVEDLAREAYYVKVDPEQAVANLIKGLGKGVLKVMSKMGVSTVASYTGAQIFEAVGLSQSVVDKYFTGTTSKLGGIELDTIAEEVARRHASAYPRGGIAPAHRELQIGGEYQWRREGEPHLFDPETVFRLQHSTRTGSYEIFKQYTSRVDEQSERLMTLRGLFRFKDAGASGRSPISLDEVEPASEIVKRFSTGAMSYGSISQEAHETLAVAMNRLGGKSNTGEGGEDADRLYDPERRSSIKQVASGRFGVTSEYLTNADDIQIKMAQGAKPGEGGQLPGHKVYPWVAKTRHSTPGVGLISPPPHHDIYSIEDLAQLIHDLKNANPSARVHVKLVSEVGVGTVAAGVSKAHADVVLISGHDGGTGASPLTSLKHAGGPWELGLAETQQTLLLNGLRDRIVVQADGQLKTGRDVVIAALLGAEEYGFATAPLVVSGCIMMRVCHLDTCPVGVATQNPVLRERYSGKAEYVVNFFNYVAEEVRELLAQLGFRTLDEAIGQVSALDIERAVGHWKASGLDLSPILYEASPHGEFGQFEDQDLRCTKTQDHALDKALDNDLIALAAPALDNGEPVRAQLQIRNVNRTVGTMLGHEVTKRYRGAGLPDGTIDFTLTGSAGQSFGAFVPSGVTLRLEGDANDYVGKGLSGGRIVVRPHREATFDASQQIIAGNTIGYGATSGQIFLRGQAGERFCVRNSGATAIVEGVGDHGCEYMTGGVVVVLGATGRNFAAGMSGGCAYVLDLDEGRVNHELVELGPVTGDAADQLRRLVAEHAEETGSTVAAELVADWQGALARFTEVMPRDYKRVLDARADALAEGLDEDQANARIMEVLHG
- a CDS encoding branched-chain amino acid ABC transporter substrate-binding protein, which produces MLRTTRPKRAVIALIATAGLTLSACGTTEDSNEGGSDSDSGSAACDLTLAFFGPQTGPAAGLGAPIINGAQLAIDQYNADAECEVAYEQIDSQGSPDQAPSLATEAAGNEAIIGIVGPAFSGESAAAGPIFAEAGLPTVSPSATNPALSENGWDTFHRALGNDATQGPAAAKYIQDTIGAKAVFVIDDASEYGAGLAGIVEEDLGDAVVDTDTIQAGQTDFGATVTKVRSSKADAVFFGGYYAEAALIVRQLRDSGFEGDFVVADGVKDPGYLDGAGKSAEGTIITCPCIPAEDPAVADFAAAYEEEFGEAPGTYAAEAYDAATIFLDGIAEGIDTREDMLAFVNDYDEAGVTKQLSFDEAGEPADVHVYAYKVEGGEIVSDTEIM
- a CDS encoding transcriptional regulator; this encodes MGWYLGDGYISTGRRGVYNLHIYNDRQYEQLNVGILVLMRAVKPGSRPHVRLVPGTVVSTVSWKHWPCLFPQHGPGRKHERPILLEEWQEEIVTAFPGDFLRGLFHSDGCRANNWTTRVVAGKRRRYDYPRWQFSNRSADIRELCCWALDLVGVPWRESGPWTISVSRREGVAMLDDLVGKKS
- the pyk gene encoding pyruvate kinase: MRRAKIVCTLGPAVATPERIRELVDSGMDVARLNMSHGDHAEHERLYRLVRRASDESGHGVGIFADLQGPKIRLGEFADGPVRLETGATFTITTRDVAGDETECSTTYDGLPGDVAPGDPLLIDDGKVRLRVLEVDGRDVRTEVVVGGKVSDHKGINLPGVAVSVPALSEKDTADLRWALRTGVDFVALSFVRSANDAEDVRAIMREEDIFVPVIAKIEKPQAIEAIDEIVSAFDGVMVARGDLGVECPLEDVPIHQKLIIDKARRNAKPVIVATQMLESMITAPAPTRAEASDVANAVLDGADAVMLSGETSVGEHPIVAVQTMARIVVSTEQNGLSHMAAVSWEPHTRGGIIAKAAAGVADAVGAKFLVAFTQSGDSARRLSRYRGPIPILAFTPEARTRSQLSLTWGVETFQGAEVEHTDEMVRQVDEALLAIGRVEQGDLVVIIAGSPPGIPGSTNALRIHRMGDAINGVAPAYRRLG
- a CDS encoding ANTAR domain-containing response regulator, giving the protein MTEPATERTRDDTSPRRVVIAEDEALIRMDLAEMLAEEGYDVVGQAGDGQKAVELAREHRPDLVILDVKMPVLDGIAAAELIAGERIAPVVILTAFSQRELVERARDAGAMAYLVKPFSPTDLVPAIEMALSRFEEVMVLEREVADLQESLATRKVVERAKSVLQAQLGLSEPEAFRWIQKTAMDLRLSMRQVAEGVVEHGPTAGNPT
- a CDS encoding ABC transporter permease subunit → MNFDFLFNNFAELTVTGLAFGSIYALIALGYTMVYGVLQLINFAHSEVFMYGTFAALWTTMFMVGDSNVSTIKGIGVLLLALLAAMAMSATIALVLERVAYRPLLKRNAPG
- a CDS encoding glutamate synthase subunit beta, producing MADPKGFLKEGRQVATRRMVEERVHDWNEVYPDGIGRALLPIIGQQASRCMDCGIPFCHQGCPLGNIIPEWNDLVWRDDWEGAIERLHATNNFPEFTGRLCPAPCETACVLGINQDPVTIKNVEVSIIDRAWESGYVRPQPPEWLSGKTVAVIGSGPAGLAAAQQLTRAGHTVAVYERADKIGGLLRYGIPEFKMEKKHLDRRLDQMKREGTIFRSGVDVGGKLTGQQLTDRYDAVVLAMGATEARELPVPGRELAGIHQAMEFLPQANRVALGETVEGQILATDKDVVIIGGGDTGADCLGTSIRQGARSVTQLEIMPQPSESRPAGQPWPTYPMTFRVSSAHEEGGERVYAVSTQEFLADGEGNVSGLRLVEVDSKFAPIEGTQRDIPAQLVLFAMGFTGPEKPGLIEQLGVDLDDRGNVKRSDSYASSVDGVFVAGDVGRGQSLIVWAIAEGRAAAAGVDAYLTGSTNLPVPIKPHERPLVV